The Quercus robur chromosome 3, dhQueRobu3.1, whole genome shotgun sequence DNA segment AAAAATCAACAGTGAGCTACACGGCCCTCACGTGCTCGAAACAACGCctacacaacacaaaaagagaagCTCGCAGAGAGCACCGATGTGGTGccgaccaaataccctccgaaggtcaagttagaatttctcacaactctaaagtgcTAAAacgggtaaattatgcgtaccttggccagtgagggtattggggcttttatagtagtagagggtTGACCTTTTTTTCTTgctgtagaagtcttttccttataggagtcttcatAAGCGTATTTTGTGGAATCCTTTTCTTGTAGGAGTCTAACACTGAGCGTGGTgcgcaagatatttccttatatacCCATGCGTGGAAGCCAAGTCAAGGTTATGTCGGAACCGTCAGCTTTGTGCGTCCCCTTCAGCCTTGAGGCGTCAACTTTCCAACGACAACAAGTTGACCCAGTCGCCCTAAAGTTGTACATTCCCTACTGTCACTTGCCAATGGACAAAAGTGATGCTGACAGGTCTGATTGGAACGTCTCTTCACGCCCTTCCGTCAGTGAGTATTGGAATTTTATCCTTATCACTATTTATATATTAGAAGctaagagagagaaactaacACATAAAACCACTAAAATAAACTAAGTGTATTCAAGAGTTAGGTCTTTTTGGATATACATCACTGTTAGTTTCTTTAAAATCTTCTCCCCTCTTCCTTtgtatgtgtgttaaaatacttattattatgataaaaaataaaataaaataaaaataaaaataaaaaataaaactaactttTAACATAGCACGTGCTATTCACATGGCTACTAAACTTTACGAAATAAAGAAGCAATGCTACAGGTGGTTTTAGCACggtaacaaataacaaaatgtcGTCTAGTTCATTCTTTCTATTTACAACTTGTTTTCTTCTTAGACTTCTCAATCTTCTCTTCTTCGATCAAGCACCTTTCCTTTTGTTTATCATGCTGATAAGATATCACATGGTCTCTCCTTTTCATTTCTCTATCTCACCttttttctatataatttttactttaattctattaaaaaaaaataaacccaagttgattttaaaaataagaaaaaaatcaactttCAAGTTTTCCATGTTAAACCACCCTACTTCTCGATTGAATAGCTTTCTAATTAGACCGCAACAACAAATTGTATAAAGTTGGTACCTTAAAATGTGATGGAATGCCAATTGCCTGAGAGTGATACACATGCTTAAGAAGTTGGTTCTGTTTTATATTTGAACTTCTTATAAAGCTCTCATTATTGCAAATGTGAGTgcggcagtttttttttttttttttggcgaaacgtatttgtttgattttaaataGATTctaaacttcttctttttttgagaaacaaacacacactagaaagaggaaaagagatTCTAACACAAAAGACATACCAAAACTctacttaaaaaattatagtaacTTTTAAATAGATTCTAAACTATTTTAATCTCTCTATTTtactgtaatttttttaatgttgtggATATACGTTGGCATATTAGTGAACCACAAAAATtcttatctatatctatatatatctaaaagttgaagcgtagcatttattattattacccTCCTATTGAGCCACATCAGTAGTCATATCATCTACTTATTTCTtacattttctctcttctttttaattatttttcttcttattaatttatcatctatattatttaaaatctgAAGCGTAACATTTATCATTACTACACTCCTGTTGAGCTCTTGTATGCCAAAGTGGTAAGCAGTTGCTGTGTTCCCATCAGGTGCCCAGGTTTGACACCCCATGCCTGTGCTGTGTGGGTTACACAATTTTAATGTGTGGATTAAAAACCAATTGGGCTTGTGTGGGGTTGGGGTCTCTGAGCTCCACTTTCGGGCTGATGGTACATTTGGGCTTACCCAACTGTACCTTGGGGTGTGAGATAATGATTGCACATGTgagtcccctttttttttctcaaaaaaaaaaaaaaaaaaaaaaaaaaaaacctcctgttgagccacatcagcggCTACATCATCTACTTtatattccttttattttgacttttcttctcccaatttttttactataaatatttgtttttctctattcCATTCTATCTATATTTTGCCCACACAAATAGgtgaatactctctctctctgtgaatttttaattctttgttgcACATCTAaattaggttgatgaatttttttttgttgaatgctattctctctctctctcaatttttaattctttgttgcacatctaatttaggttgatgaatttttttgttgcactctactttgggttgatgcatttggttatattttaatttgttatcttttttattatattttgattgttaaatgcaATCCAATGGTTTAATATAATGAcataatgttattctattatgCATCATAGCtttgataatttgttatttacaattatatatttttgtttgaatattCTTCTACTCaccttattttatataattttgctatttctctctctctttctctcctagAATATGtgattaatctctctctctctctctctctctctctctctatatatatatatatatatatatatatatatatatatatgtaaggacacaaaatcttcaacggcccagcgacgatgttgggctcgcacgcggaaagtccctcacaatagtatttgtagagagtgggcttgaaaggccagcgttggatcacagggcgacGTTTCGAGACGGACTGTAGGTGAgccaatatgagaaagagctttgggctggatactCAGGCCCTTCGATCTTGTAtgtaggaggatttggctcctcggatcgtGTTCAAGGAGCGGTGGTGTTGTCCCTGGTTACCCTTCGGcgggtttttatgtggtgtccggtgtacattatcctggcattttctttcatcaatgtctttctcaagaagctagatgggaaGAGACCCCCCCTttctttggtcacataacattctcttttatactagtctacgtttgttgtccttcgtccacgtgtagggtcgatctttctaGGACAgctatctgtcccatcagtctaatcccaaagaTCGCtagagatgatccataaagcctaagatcccggccctgttaggggcagtgtcatgtcagggaagggtattaaagacaacttctccaggatattttctgatctttccaACTTACTCGTATTCCATTTCTATCCatgaggttttggacctgccgaggacgaaaccgtcctcggctatgtcttcggGCTACTTTTTATGtatcctagtttcgagcttgggccctggcctccttccgtttaagaccggtgggcttcccacaagcgtgtgggccggacccataaactattggaccccacattagcccctcaaaatcctgctgtccaacatcatggtaggacaggtggattttgacgatgtcaagcccttattgccgttcgctttcttcggatcttgatcaacactggcgactcttcccctccccaaggaatgcaccggtctacgagccgtttttcctggatttgcgcacgttgccgttatgccgcgtggttatctgcaGCGTGTCTTTAATGTCTTTCCATTTACGAGGCCTCCCAGATgcaacggttactgatggtgtgggagaatCGAAACGACGCgttatactctggatttccctggggatttgaatgtgtcacataccctcttcttcgttccctatataaagagagaagacagagggtgactctctcatatctgaatccctcacgttcttctcagaatccacttcctccacccggttactccctattcaataatacttctctcatagtaatccaccatgaacaaatccttcctttcccagaaatgCCATGTCCtgacaaaacttgagatggctcggtcagggcaaggatggcggaggcttaagatctgcctccccattcttttagccaaaatccgaagcagggactcgtcacaccccatttctggtgtgactgagtcgaaaacctcccttgtcatctccatccgctctctcatgagcatacctaatatggctccccttctccctcttttgctccttttactttcttttcattgcttccctcttcttctcctctttcccgctcatgtcctccatcttctttttcccttgcattcttcagtgataagagcttgctgaagtgcttccatgtcttccaattcttcttccttctccttcattatttttgtataaggatcttctcctgatatgagcagtactgaggcatagatttcagaaagactttgaaggcgaattcagaagacacctgatggtttacttacTTGTGTTACagatgttgttactgttttagcagttcattttttgtaggGGCtcgtttaagcccttccttgtacgttgtaacaatttttcatattaataaaagttattgttactctatttcgtatgtcttgtttatatattttaacaaatgtgaaagcgctgctcggcgtaatagtatagcatttcaatcgataataaataaggccaaagtaatcgttgataaaaagatgccacgatgactttaacaaaattattattcaacatagcaatccgaccagtgaggaatgagacttatcttaaaattagccgtgatgaGTATTAAATGCTTCGATAAGATGTAAGAAGTAGCTATCCGAGGacgtgttacccaccggatgaatggcctctttaggttgacgatcattaggttgttctgccatTTTCATGATACGCGAGACTTAAccctttccagtatttaagccgagaaatttcttcattcgggcaaTTGATTTCCCAagcagcctgagtccgaggactttgcaaaacctgggttttgttcaagacttatgcgttttatcttatgtacttgactTTTTCcctttaggcttgagtccgagacttgggtctttatcggtactaggttttcccttttagcttgggtccgaggaccatgcaagccttaggttctgtccgggaccaatgtctgcatcagtacttagTCTTCCCTTTcagcttgaatccgaggaccatgcaagctctaggttctgtccgagaccaatgtctgcatcagtacttggttttcccttttagcttgagtccgaggaccatgcaagccttaggttctatccgagaccaatgtctgcatcagtacttggttttcccttttagcttgagtccgaggaccatgcaagccttaggttctgtccaagaccaacgtctgcattagtacttggttttcccttttagcctgagttcgaggatcatgcaagccttaggttctgtccaagaccaacgtctgcgttagtacttggttttccctttcattaggcatttcccgaggtgccgaacagggtgtccctgggccttGGCCAttgctcggcgtgggccacagtacctgggcccttacgcaaagcgggcccggggccacgaatccacctagcccatgaattaagagatatttctgtaacttctggccacgtggtactctctgatgtcacggTGACCGAGGTGAGCCTTTACGAgactctttaatcttgtggttgcagttgatgttggaagttgagccagaactgttttgtctgtagcgtttctTGGGACGCcacgtgagttgactgccatcaccttgtcttttccaataaatgggagggagagaaagttgctttatatatgcACAAATCTTTCAGATTTTCTCCCGCATCACCGCTTCCACATCCGgagttctcctttcttggcataacatgttgaaagtgagggttgggaagaaagaactgtCTCCGCCGCAaaagcgccgtgtcttcatgaggcttataacagtaaggtatgggcacaggaagcacaaattcaggagagtactccatctccaccgagagggaaaggaatcttcccctcttttagtcaaaatccgaagcaggttctgtccatgccagagttttggtgcggcagaagaaggattttcctccatcagcgcctctgctttgcggtaggcgtatatttagagaaagccccaccacctccaactccctacaccttttcttcaacggtgtcaggttcaagttgggtctctttggctgcctgagttatgggcaggtaagggtgcgggggaagaataaggtctcggagctgtagccaacctctcctccgacatacctcctcggctttctccagctttcttgtatttttctttttcttgcttatgtagtaagctttgacgtaggctgatttCAGCTTTTCGTTTGTACACTGTACCATTTCTTCATCGTAATAACAATGGAAAtcgatttacatgttttaagcgttggtctaatgggcaacacaactttgtgaacgaatgtgctctatgtatgtgttgctttgaaaatatttgtgataaagctactttgaagcataatctaatcaactctcatctgtcagcactatcaggcattatatcgataacttgtaataaatcaaacttaagaaactaaccgggatgTCAGTTGggtattctgtgataagcgcgtgaatatcgtccaaggctgatgatttataaatattccgtgcgagcaatcgactgggagtTAGGGAACTCCGATGGCGCTTTcgcgtacttggtttccccataggcttgagtccgaggaccatgcaatgccttggctctgtccaaaacttgtatgcttctttttaagtagttggtttccccagaggctcgggtccgaggaccatgcaaggccttggttctgtccaaaacttgtatgcctttttttaagtagttggtttccccaaaggctcgggtccgaggaccatgcaaggccttggttctgtccaaaacttgtatgcttctttttaggtagttggtttccccagaggctcgggtccgaggaccatgcaaggccttggttctgtccaaaacttgtatgcttctttttaagtagttggtttccccagaggcttgggtccgaggaccatgcaaggccttggttctgtccaaaacttgtaagatttctttttttttgtacttggtttccccataggcttgggtccgaggaccatgcaaggccttggttctgtccattacttgtaagatttcttttttgtacttggtttccccataggcttgggtccgaggaccatgcaaggccttggttctgtccattacttgtaagatttcttttttgtacttggtttccccataggcttgggtccgaggaccatgcaaggccttggttctgtccattacttgtaagatttattttttgtacttggtttccccataggcttgggtccgaggaccatgcaaggccttggttctgtccattacttgtaagatttcttttttgtacttggtttccccataggcttgggtccgaggaccatgcaaggccttggttctgtccattacttgtaagatttcttttttgtacttggtttccccataggcttgggtccgaggaccatgcaaggccttggttctgtccattacttgtaaaatttcttttttgtacttggtttccccataggcttgggtccgaggaccatgcaaggccttggttctgtccattacttgttggagatcagcccctagaccatggcggGGGGGATTTGGCCTGaagccggaagcccctagagctgtccgcGCTGTTGacactgcagggcgtagcccctagcaaaaATTCGGGTTGGAGCAACGCCggcatgtcgccggagatggagggAATCCCACAAACCTCAGctggctagagagttgactcaaacacctcctacgccaacgcgcaagccttcccacagacggcgccaattgtaaggacacaaaatcttcaacggcccagcgacgatgttgggctcgcacgcggaaagtccctcacaatagtatttgtagagagtgggcttgaaaggccagcgttggatcacagggcgacGTTTCGAGACGGACTGTAGGTGAgccaatatgagaaagagctttgggctggatactCAGACCCTTcgatcttgtatctaggaggatttggctcctcggatcgtGTTCAAGGAGCGGTGGTGTTGTCCCTGGTTACCCGTCGGCGGGTTTTTATGTAGTGTCCGGTGTACATTATCCTGGCATTTTCTTTCATCAATGTCTTTctcaagaagctagatgggaaGAGACCCCCCCTttctttggtcacataacattctcttttatactagtctacgtttgttgtccttcgtccacgtgtagggtcgatctttctaGGACAgctatctgtcccatcagtctaatcccaaagaTCGCtagagatgatccataaagcctaagatcccggcccTGTTAGGGGccctgttaggggcagtgtcatgtcagggaagggtattaaagacaacttccctaggatattttctgatctttccaACTTACTCGTATTCCATTTCTATCCatgaggttttggacctgccgaggacgaaaccgtcctcggctatgtcttcggGCTACTTTTTATGtatcctagtttcgagcttgggccctggtcTCCTTCCGTttaagaccggtgggcttcccacaagcgtgtgggccggacccataaactattggaccccacaatatatatatattctttcttgcaactctactttAGGTCGATGAATTTTGGTGGTATGTTTTGTGAGTTTCTCATCATATATACTCTCTCTCCTTTGtatatttttggtttgagtTAATTCTAAGATATTTTGGAAGTGagaatttaacaattttatttacttgaatttaagaaaaatattatatgttaaatctttaaaaataaaaaggagagaaaagataaataatttaatgatatggaggatgtggttgaatttaaatgatgaataaaataggatgagaagaagaaaatataaaaataaagatataataataaatatcgaattatccaaatcatgttatgtgatagaataatattatattcttatataccatttttaattctttataatagaataggataacattttattaacaatcaaagagaacaaaagaatttattatacactatttttaattctttatattgcaataggataacatttaacaatcaaagagaacaatTGTAATATTTGAATGTGCCTATAatttatttgagtaatatcaattgtaaatttgtgaTGAGATTTGATTAAAATGACAATCTccttaagagaatgagaaaattaaataattaatttgaaactaaaaaaaaaagaataatatcaattaaacacacccaattttttccccaaagaaaaaaactcaaaataatagaatgatatatttataGAGACAGGGAAATGGAAAATACTTTTagaaattattcaatttttaaggaaaacaaattattttcaataaattttagagaattaatttattatttgccTGCGTgcttgttaatttattttaccTATATTATTAGTCTAAATTCTTCTGGTGTTAATTTATTGTCTTTATTGCTTGGTTTGAATTGTACTGATGCGATTGCACAACAAAATTTGAGTCCCATAAAACATTCTCCATTATAACTTGAGAAATCAAACTAgatattttacatattttcatATTGAGAAGCAGACTATCATGTTTCCATCTTAAACGAGATTCAAGCCAAACTGTCTATGCACAACATATTTATTTGATATTACAAAGATTCAGAAACTCATATATCATATGTCATTCCAACCCTGACAAGCCTACCATGTGGAATCTCCAGTACTTTCTCCCCTTGCCTAAAATTTTTCCTCAAGAAATTATAGGCATAGTTAACTACTATCTTCTTCAACAAGGAGGATTCATGTTCTGCTACCACGTCTACTTCTCCAAGAAGATAAACCACACCATTCTCCATCGCTTTCTGTACAAACACAATCTCTTCTTCAACTCCCTGGATGGGAACAGAGATAATTCGATTAGAAGAATTTGTCGAGTTAACAGCATTGATTGATTGAATGGAGTTAGAACTTGATGAAATACGAGATGGATTAGGCTGTTGCACTGCTTCCTCAGTGTGAATAGTTGatccttttgtttttccatCTTTCTCCAATAGAGAGGAATGCTGGAGGTTCACCGGCTCAGCCATTTGTTCAGTGGTCACTCCTTGAAGCTTGAAGTGCTCAAGTTGGATGAATTCTTTCAACTGTTCCACTAATTGCCGCTCAAATTCCTTGGCTTCTTCAATCACATCATTATAGCCATACCTCACAACACAGCGGAACATTCGATAGTCTCTTGGTTCAACATTTCGAAATAGAAACCTCTCTTCCATTGCAACTTTGCTAATTGGAATGGACTTAATTGAGACAAACACTAAAACAGAATGGATGGAGGGTATATTAGAGACAAAATGAGGAAATATTGGAGGTATGCCCTGTACAAGCTCAGAGTAAAGGAATGCTATTCCTGGTACCCGGTTAATATTTGGTTTGGTAGCCAATTCTTTTATGAAATCATTAGAAACCTTATTCTTGAGCTCGAACATATATCTTTGTTTGTGTACATAATGCCAAATCCCCATAATTGTCATTAGGACAAAGGCAAAGACTAACGGAAGGAAGCCACCTTGTATGAACTTGTATAGGACAGATGATAGATATATTCCCTCTATTGAACCGAACACTACAAGGAAGAGAGCAATCCACCATATGCTTGTCTTCCAAACAACTAGCATTATTATTGTAAGCAAACCTGTTGTAATTAACATTACAGTCACCACAGCAATTCCTGCAATAAAGATGGAAAATAGCTTATAATCATTATTGTTGATGCTGTAAACttgtaattatttttacttGTGCTATTATGCAATAAAATTGCTCCTTTGACTGCTCCAATAGGACATGGAACATTTATATCCTCAATTGCCTAATACATGGTCAAATTGAAGTTTTTCAAGCTTACCGTATGCATTGCCGATCTTATCAGTAGTCTTGAAGGCCAGTGTGACTACAACACAAGCAATCATGAGAGCGTAGTTGGCCTCAGGGATGTAAACTTGACCCCCATACTTTGAAGAGGTATGAATGACCTTGACCCTAGGAAAGCAACCTAAACTTTGCGATTGAGAGAGAATTGCAAATGTCCCAGATATCATAGCTTGACTGGCAATAATGGCAGCAGCTACAGCCACAACGAATGTTGGCCAATATATTGGTCCTGCATAAAAGTTAACTTA contains these protein-coding regions:
- the LOC126718040 gene encoding potassium transporter 5 isoform X1 — protein: MMAEKVVETRETEMNEGTEITVEEKNMKERKLSWAKLRRVDSLNIEAGRVSSFQNHASKVNWQSTLSLAFQSIGVIYGDIGTSPLYVYSSTFPNSINDQEDVIGVLSLIIYTIVLIPMIKYVFIVLWANDNGDGGTFALYSLIRRYARVSLVPNQEPEDRELSHYRLELPSNQSRRAHKIREMLEKSKSAQTVLFLVTIMGTSMVIGDGILTPSISVLSAVSGIHSLGTGAVVGVSVAILILLFSVQRFGTDKVGFSFAPIIFVWFLFISGIGLYNLFKYDLGVLRAFNPAYIVKYFKRNGKRGWISLGGVLLCVTGTEAMFADLGHFNVRAVQISFSCITFPAVISQYCGQAAYLRKFPENVSNTFYDSIPGPIYWPTFVVAVAAAIIASQAMISGTFAILSQSQSLGCFPRVKVIHTSSKYGGQVYIPEANYALMIACVVVTLAFKTTDKIGNAYGIAVVTVMLITTGLLTIIMLVVWKTSIWWIALFLVVFGSIEGIYLSSVLYKFIQGGFLPLVFAFVLMTIMGIWHYVHKQRYMFELKNKVSNDFIKELATKPNINRVPGIAFLYSELVQGIPPIFPHFVSNIPSIHSVLVFVSIKSIPISKVAMEERFLFRNVEPRDYRMFRCVVRYGYNDVIEEAKEFERQLVEQLKEFIQLEHFKLQGVTTEQMAEPVNLQHSSLLEKDGKTKGSTIHTEEAVQQPNPSRISSSSNSIQSINAVNSTNSSNRIISVPIQGVEEEIVFVQKAMENGVVYLLGEVDVVAEHESSLLKKIVVNYAYNFLRKNFRQGEKVLEIPHGRLVRVGMTYDI
- the LOC126718040 gene encoding potassium transporter 5 isoform X4; the protein is MIKYVFIVLWANDNGDGGTFALYSLIRRYARVSLVPNQEPEDRELSHYRLELPSNQSRRAHKIREMLEKSKSAQTVLFLVTIMGTSMVIGDGILTPSISVLSAVSGIHSLGTGAVVGVSVAILILLFSVQRFGTDKVGFSFAPIIFVWFLFISGIGLYNLFKYDLGVLRAFNPAYIVKYFKRNGKRGWISLGGVLLCVTGTEAMFADLGHFNVRAVQISFSCITFPAVISQYCGQAAYLRKFPENVSNTFYDSIPGPIYWPTFVVAVAAAIIASQAMISGTFAILSQSQSLGCFPRVKVIHTSSKYGGQVYIPEANYALMIACVVVTLAFKTTDKIGNAYGIAVVTVMLITTGLLTIIMLVVWKTSIWWIALFLVVFGSIEGIYLSSVLYKFIQGGFLPLVFAFVLMTIMGIWHYVHKQRYMFELKNKVSNDFIKELATKPNINRVPGIAFLYSELVQGIPPIFPHFVSNIPSIHSVLVFVSIKSIPISKVAMEERFLFRNVEPRDYRMFRCVVRYGYNDVIEEAKEFERQLVEQLKEFIQLEHFKLQGVTTEQMAEPVNLQHSSLLEKDGKTKGSTIHTEEAVQQPNPSRISSSSNSIQSINAVNSTNSSNRIISVPIQGVEEEIVFVQKAMENGVVYLLGEVDVVAEHESSLLKKIVVNYAYNFLRKNFRQGEKVLEIPHGRLVRVGMTYDI
- the LOC126718040 gene encoding potassium transporter 5 isoform X3, with the translated sequence MSPKVGPTLFVSIQSIVPRVCGTFALYSLIRRYARVSLVPNQEPEDRELSHYRLELPSNQSRRAHKIREMLEKSKSAQTVLFLVTIMGTSMVIGDGILTPSISVLSAVSGIHSLGTGAVVGVSVAILILLFSVQRFGTDKVGFSFAPIIFVWFLFISGIGLYNLFKYDLGVLRAFNPAYIVKYFKRNGKRGWISLGGVLLCVTGTEAMFADLGHFNVRAVQISFSCITFPAVISQYCGQAAYLRKFPENVSNTFYDSIPGPIYWPTFVVAVAAAIIASQAMISGTFAILSQSQSLGCFPRVKVIHTSSKYGGQVYIPEANYALMIACVVVTLAFKTTDKIGNAYGIAVVTVMLITTGLLTIIMLVVWKTSIWWIALFLVVFGSIEGIYLSSVLYKFIQGGFLPLVFAFVLMTIMGIWHYVHKQRYMFELKNKVSNDFIKELATKPNINRVPGIAFLYSELVQGIPPIFPHFVSNIPSIHSVLVFVSIKSIPISKVAMEERFLFRNVEPRDYRMFRCVVRYGYNDVIEEAKEFERQLVEQLKEFIQLEHFKLQGVTTEQMAEPVNLQHSSLLEKDGKTKGSTIHTEEAVQQPNPSRISSSSNSIQSINAVNSTNSSNRIISVPIQGVEEEIVFVQKAMENGVVYLLGEVDVVAEHESSLLKKIVVNYAYNFLRKNFRQGEKVLEIPHGRLVRVGMTYDI
- the LOC126718040 gene encoding potassium transporter 5 isoform X2, which gives rise to MGKAAPGRLFEYRGWKSFILSKPCLQGGTFALYSLIRRYARVSLVPNQEPEDRELSHYRLELPSNQSRRAHKIREMLEKSKSAQTVLFLVTIMGTSMVIGDGILTPSISVLSAVSGIHSLGTGAVVGVSVAILILLFSVQRFGTDKVGFSFAPIIFVWFLFISGIGLYNLFKYDLGVLRAFNPAYIVKYFKRNGKRGWISLGGVLLCVTGTEAMFADLGHFNVRAVQISFSCITFPAVISQYCGQAAYLRKFPENVSNTFYDSIPGPIYWPTFVVAVAAAIIASQAMISGTFAILSQSQSLGCFPRVKVIHTSSKYGGQVYIPEANYALMIACVVVTLAFKTTDKIGNAYGIAVVTVMLITTGLLTIIMLVVWKTSIWWIALFLVVFGSIEGIYLSSVLYKFIQGGFLPLVFAFVLMTIMGIWHYVHKQRYMFELKNKVSNDFIKELATKPNINRVPGIAFLYSELVQGIPPIFPHFVSNIPSIHSVLVFVSIKSIPISKVAMEERFLFRNVEPRDYRMFRCVVRYGYNDVIEEAKEFERQLVEQLKEFIQLEHFKLQGVTTEQMAEPVNLQHSSLLEKDGKTKGSTIHTEEAVQQPNPSRISSSSNSIQSINAVNSTNSSNRIISVPIQGVEEEIVFVQKAMENGVVYLLGEVDVVAEHESSLLKKIVVNYAYNFLRKNFRQGEKVLEIPHGRLVRVGMTYDI